AGGGCAATTGGAGATTCTCCTTGGTCTGGTGGGCTTTCCCGTGGGCCTGAATCTAGTCAGATGTGGGCCATAAAGATTCGTTAAAAAGATGGAACTGGTCTTATGTTTGGGCCCAAAAGGAGAGGAACGAAATGGGAAAAatgtaaaaaaacaaataatcGACTCCGCTGGGGATCGAACCCAGAATCTCTGGTTCCGTAGACCAGCGCCTTATCCATTGGGCCACGGAGTCGCTTGTGGTTTTGATAAGTTCTAATTTAGTACATCAAAATAATACTAATGATAACACATTTACCTCCATTATTATAGGACACAACTGGCTCCTGACGTGGAACGGTTGACCACTGGGAAACCGCCACCTGTGCAGGGACGGATCAGGCCGCGTTTCCCGACCATGGAAAGAGTGCGCCACGGCCAGGTGTGCTCTGAACCACGGGTTTGGGCAGGGCAGGCAGCTGAGGAGGAGAGAGCACGCGGGCGGTGGCCATGGCGTCACTGTCTCTCACCGGCGTGGCAGCAACCACGGCGAGGCcaagcagcagcggcgggagaGGGCGCCGTCTCAGGGTCGCCTCCATGGCCACCCAGAAGGGCCAGAAGCCGACGCCGAAGACCGTCTCCTCCGGCACGAGAAGATCGGTAAGCGCGCGCCTCTCCTGTCCCCGTTGAATTCCATTCCAAGAACGGCGGCCAacgagcgcgcgcgcgtgcgtgcaGGGCGGCACGACGGTGTTCCCGCTGGGCGAGCCGGGGCCgcgtccggcgacggcgagcgggaAGGCGCCGGTGAAGCTGCTGACGAACGTGGAGAAGCTGCGGCTGCTGACGAAGGCGGAGCGGGCGGGTCTGCTgtcggcggcggagcgggcggGGCTGTCTCTGTCGGCGGTGGAGCGGCTGGGCCTGCTGTCCAAGGCGGAGGAGCTGGGCGCGCTGTCGGCGGCCACGGACCCCGGCACGCCGGGGGCGCTGCTGGCGCTCGCGCTCCCGCTGCTGGCTGCGGGGCCCGCCGTGGTGTACCTCGTCCCCGAGGAGCAGGCGTGGCAGGTGGCGCTGCAGGCCGTCGCCGCGCTCGTCTGCGTCgtcggaggcgccgccgccgtcgccgcgtccACCTTCGTGTCCAGGCTGCAGAGCTCGTCCGGCTGAACACGCGTGCAGGACTGCAGGTTGACTAGCGAGCAGAGGAGGCGTTTCGATCTGGTTAATATGAACAGGCGAAGGTCTTACTTGGTGCTGCTCTGCTGTGTTACGACGATGTAACAGTGAAGGGT
This sequence is a window from Setaria italica strain Yugu1 chromosome III, Setaria_italica_v2.0, whole genome shotgun sequence. Protein-coding genes within it:
- the LOC101766471 gene encoding uncharacterized protein LOC101766471 is translated as MASLSLTGVAATTARPSSSGGRGRRLRVASMATQKGQKPTPKTVSSGTRRSGGTTVFPLGEPGPRPATASGKAPVKLLTNVEKLRLLTKAERAGLLSAAERAGLSLSAVERLGLLSKAEELGALSAATDPGTPGALLALALPLLAAGPAVVYLVPEEQAWQVALQAVAALVCVVGGAAAVAASTFVSRLQSSSG